The Martelella sp. AD-3 genome includes a region encoding these proteins:
- a CDS encoding glycosyltransferase family 2 protein codes for MSDPFAGERRMLRRLGYEDALIERAETSARQNGTTIEDELLAEGSVLPEAYYRRLAFYLGLPFLARIDPEAVSDRRRIDRLLVSPSGLRLESGEGGATFAIIPRAKDLADLHARLSFRPAIRRAVVVTMPSTIRETVWQVGAQRRLANTIHRLMVWEPRFSARIVFWGKQGFLLGGSVATFLVGLVLFTAETLLLTHILFSTLYALSLLIRLAAVASSPGEATQSVEDEEEGALPVYTVLVALYREANMIPQLVDHMKRLNWPASRLDVKLVCEADDSATIAAIRAERLPPQFELVSVPPALPRTKPKALDYALSGARGSLLTIYDAEDRPHPDQLREAWRAFRKGPATLGCLQAPLVVDNIGQNWISALFACEYAGLFRGILPFLARHRFPLPLGGTSNHFRTDVLRACRAWDPYNVAEDADLGLRLHRLGYHCGVIGNPTLEEAPTSAKAWTAQRSRWIKGWLQTLLVALREPSRLFSELGTLGALVFLANGAGVVLSSLLHPLLFAALFMTTAAIIHPDYDSGPIHQVLSGIDIANILASYWVFLRLGLSRMQPQEARQMRADALYLPLYWLMLSFAAWKALAELYRAPFLWRKTAHRPSRKESR; via the coding sequence GTGAGCGATCCGTTTGCCGGCGAACGACGCATGCTGCGCCGCCTTGGCTACGAGGACGCGCTGATCGAACGGGCCGAAACATCCGCCCGGCAAAACGGCACCACCATAGAGGACGAACTTCTCGCCGAAGGCTCTGTTCTGCCGGAGGCCTATTATCGTCGCCTCGCCTTCTATCTCGGCCTGCCTTTCCTTGCACGGATCGACCCCGAAGCCGTTTCCGACCGGCGCAGGATCGACCGGCTGCTGGTCTCTCCGTCCGGCCTGCGCCTGGAAAGCGGCGAGGGCGGCGCGACATTCGCGATCATCCCGCGCGCGAAAGACCTGGCAGATCTGCATGCCCGCCTTTCCTTCCGCCCCGCCATTCGCCGGGCCGTGGTGGTAACCATGCCGTCGACGATCCGCGAGACCGTCTGGCAGGTGGGGGCTCAGCGCCGGCTCGCCAACACGATCCACCGGCTGATGGTATGGGAACCGCGCTTTTCGGCGCGGATCGTGTTCTGGGGCAAGCAGGGCTTTCTGCTCGGCGGCAGCGTTGCCACCTTTCTCGTCGGACTCGTCCTTTTCACCGCCGAGACGCTGCTCCTGACGCATATCCTGTTTTCAACTCTCTACGCCCTCTCCCTCCTCATCCGGCTTGCGGCGGTGGCAAGCAGTCCCGGCGAGGCAACGCAATCCGTGGAAGACGAGGAGGAAGGCGCCTTGCCGGTTTATACGGTGCTGGTCGCCCTCTACCGCGAAGCCAACATGATCCCGCAGCTCGTCGACCACATGAAGAGACTGAACTGGCCTGCCTCGCGGCTCGACGTCAAGCTTGTCTGCGAAGCAGATGACAGCGCCACCATCGCTGCCATAAGGGCCGAGAGGCTGCCGCCGCAATTCGAACTGGTCAGCGTTCCGCCGGCCCTGCCGCGCACCAAGCCGAAGGCGCTGGACTACGCGCTTTCCGGCGCGCGCGGGTCTCTTCTCACCATCTATGATGCCGAAGACCGGCCGCATCCCGACCAGTTGCGCGAGGCCTGGCGCGCCTTTCGGAAGGGACCGGCGACGCTCGGCTGTCTGCAAGCGCCGCTTGTCGTCGACAATATCGGGCAGAACTGGATCTCGGCGCTGTTTGCCTGCGAGTATGCAGGCCTCTTCCGCGGCATCCTGCCGTTTCTGGCGCGCCACCGTTTCCCCCTGCCGCTTGGCGGAACGTCGAACCATTTCCGCACCGATGTCCTGCGTGCGTGCCGCGCCTGGGACCCCTACAATGTGGCCGAAGATGCCGATCTTGGCCTGAGGCTGCACCGTCTCGGCTATCACTGCGGGGTGATCGGCAACCCGACGCTGGAGGAAGCTCCGACAAGTGCGAAAGCCTGGACCGCCCAGCGCTCACGCTGGATCAAGGGCTGGCTGCAGACGCTTCTGGTCGCGCTGCGTGAGCCATCCCGGCTCTTTTCGGAACTGGGCACGCTCGGCGCACTGGTGTTTCTCGCCAACGGCGCAGGCGTCGTCCTGTCCTCGCTGCTGCACCCGCTCCTTTTCGCCGCGCTGTTCATGACGACCGCGGCGATCATCCATCCGGACTATGATTCCGGTCCGATTCACCAGGTTCTCTCGGGCATCGATATTGCCAACATCCTGGCAAGCTACTGGGTTTTCCTGAGGCTCGGCCTGTCCCGCATGCAGCCGCAGGAAGCGCGGCAGATGCGCGCGGATGCGCTCTACCTGCCGCTCTACTGGCTGATGCTCTCCTTCGCCGCCTGGAAGGCGCTGGCCGAGCTCTATCGTGCCCCGTTTTTGTGGCGCAAGACGGCGCATCGGCCGAGCCGGAAGGAGAGCCGCTGA
- a CDS encoding DUF475 domain-containing protein, producing MTSTLSYFKWAFIVTAVGLLASAAYGYFSFGAGGALTCLFITAVLAVLEISLSFDNAVVNANKLKAMSHVWQRRFLTWGILIAVFGMRLVFPLVIVALAAKIGPIAAIHLAFAEPRAYAEIMHHAHLPIAAFGGTFLLMVGLTYFFDHDKDVHWLPWLEEPMARSASIKGIEIGIALVLILVFSGLVAEERAQDFLYPALYGLITFLAVEILSGFLDASQAKAAKTAAQGGLGAFIYLEVLDASFSFDGVVGAFALTKNLLVIAIGLGIGAMYVRSLTILLVDRKTLSHFRFLEHGAFYAILVLAVIMFAQTLVHIPEAVTGLVGAGLIGLSLWSSLRWRKLERIKQAL from the coding sequence ATGACCTCCACCCTTTCCTATTTCAAATGGGCTTTCATTGTCACGGCGGTCGGTCTTCTCGCCAGCGCCGCCTACGGCTATTTCAGCTTCGGGGCCGGCGGAGCGCTGACCTGTCTCTTCATCACCGCCGTGCTCGCAGTGCTCGAAATCTCGCTCTCCTTCGACAATGCGGTGGTCAACGCCAACAAGCTGAAGGCGATGAGTCATGTCTGGCAGCGGCGCTTCCTCACCTGGGGCATTCTGATCGCCGTTTTCGGCATGCGGCTTGTCTTTCCGCTGGTCATCGTCGCGCTTGCCGCGAAAATCGGACCAATCGCCGCCATTCATCTGGCCTTCGCCGAGCCGCGCGCCTATGCCGAGATCATGCATCATGCCCATCTGCCGATCGCCGCTTTCGGCGGCACCTTTCTTCTGATGGTCGGGCTCACCTATTTTTTCGATCATGACAAGGACGTGCACTGGCTGCCCTGGCTGGAGGAACCGATGGCGCGATCGGCCTCGATCAAGGGCATCGAGATCGGCATCGCGCTCGTTCTCATCCTCGTCTTTTCCGGCCTGGTGGCCGAAGAGCGCGCGCAAGATTTCCTCTATCCCGCCCTTTACGGCCTGATCACCTTCCTTGCTGTCGAAATCCTGAGCGGCTTTCTGGATGCAAGCCAGGCCAAGGCGGCAAAAACGGCGGCCCAGGGCGGGCTCGGCGCCTTCATCTATCTGGAAGTGCTCGACGCGAGCTTTTCCTTCGACGGGGTGGTCGGCGCCTTCGCCCTGACGAAAAACCTGCTGGTGATCGCCATCGGGCTCGGCATCGGCGCGATGTATGTGCGCTCGCTGACGATCCTGCTGGTCGACCGCAAGACGCTGTCGCATTTCCGCTTTCTCGAACACGGCGCCTTCTACGCCATCCTGGTGCTGGCGGTGATCATGTTCGCCCAGACGCTGGTCCATATCCCCGAAGCGGTGACCGGGCTTGTCGGCGCTGGCCTGATCGGACTTTCGCTCTGGTCATCGTTGCGCTGGCGAAAGCTGGAGCGGATAAAACAGGCGCTTTAG
- a CDS encoding PAS-domain containing protein: MLPGWLILLAALLYIMLLFAVASYGDRRAKRELAPRSGRNFVYALSLAVYCTSWTYFGGVGLAATRGLEFLGIYIGPILVFTVGMPVVRRIVSLAKSEKLTSAADFLAARYGKNPMVAGLVALISLAAAIPYIALQLKAVSDSVAVMVGGTIDPPSVGAAFGVGLPLAVTLALASFAIVFGTRHTDATEHQDGLILAIAMESVVKLVAFGSVGLFVLFVLYNGPADLLAAARENAAAAAALTYETPISRWVLLTVLSAFAILLLPRQFHVTVVENRTEGELSLARFLFPAYLIAINLLVLPVAIGGAITLGPGVDPDLYVLQLPLTQGQPLISLVTFLGGFSAATAMVIVASVALAIMLSNDIVNPILLRRRMIAGGAHRQDFYSLLLNIRRASILGVMLLGYAYYRHIDSDRGLFSIGLLAFAAIAQVAPALFIGLVWRTANARGAILGLSLGFLTWVYLLFVPSLGGPDHSAIAGEVMNFIIPGTGLFVGPDADILLNVTCLSLLINVAGLVLGSLSRQARPLERIQSGIFVKRQARWQSSARGIGTGVSVGMLRETLNGYLGAERTARSFATFERNAGRRMGDDEQADMALIHFSEQLLGSAIGSSSARLVLSLVLQRAEAASGDAAFLLDQASEALQYNQGLLQTALAQIDQGIAVFDASNRLTVWNKRFRALLNLPEEVGQVGYPLINIMGRLSSRGDLTGDEAREALRRLRAHESAFPMVLDKGRRIIEVQSRAMPEAGMVVTFTDVTQRVEADLALKQANETLEQRVAARTAELTEVNKALRVARAAADEANIGKTRFFAAAGHDILQPLNAARLYATALGERMPADGEDRAFAEKIDSALQSVEDILGAVLDISRLDAGAMKPHFTAVNLGDMLRRVETDFRPLADERGLKFTVVRSSLKVRSDAHALRRLVQNLVSNAIKYTISGKVLVGVRRHGDHAVIEVHDTGIGIPASKAESVFKEFTRLDEGARAAQGLGLGLSIVDRLARMLEHPVALSPAPGGGTVFRLTVPLADAGAETAPQAAKPTGRLPGQAIAGLKVLCIDNEEAILEGMRVLLGGWGADVHVARSAETAGAIDIVPDVIIADYHLDNGGSGVRAVVALREHYQRHVPALLLTADRTQDVRDLAEEEDIVVQHKPLKPALLRAFLNQIAIFHRAAAE; encoded by the coding sequence ATGCTGCCGGGCTGGCTGATCTTGTTGGCGGCACTGCTCTACATCATGCTGCTGTTTGCCGTGGCGAGCTACGGCGACCGGCGGGCAAAGCGCGAGCTTGCGCCGCGGTCGGGCCGCAACTTCGTCTATGCGCTGTCGCTCGCCGTCTATTGTACCTCCTGGACCTATTTCGGCGGCGTCGGCCTCGCCGCAACGCGCGGGCTCGAGTTTCTCGGCATCTATATCGGCCCCATCCTGGTCTTCACCGTTGGCATGCCGGTGGTCCGGCGCATCGTCTCGCTGGCGAAATCGGAAAAACTGACCTCGGCGGCCGACTTTCTCGCCGCTCGCTATGGCAAGAACCCGATGGTGGCCGGCCTCGTGGCGCTGATCTCGCTTGCCGCCGCCATTCCTTATATCGCGCTGCAATTGAAGGCGGTCTCCGATTCGGTCGCCGTCATGGTCGGTGGTACGATCGATCCACCCTCCGTCGGCGCGGCCTTCGGCGTCGGCCTGCCGCTCGCCGTCACGCTGGCCCTTGCAAGCTTTGCCATCGTCTTCGGCACCCGCCACACGGACGCGACGGAGCATCAGGACGGGCTGATCCTGGCGATCGCCATGGAATCGGTGGTCAAGCTGGTGGCCTTCGGTTCGGTCGGTCTGTTCGTGCTTTTCGTTCTCTACAACGGACCTGCAGATCTTCTGGCCGCCGCGCGGGAAAATGCCGCGGCCGCAGCGGCACTCACCTATGAGACGCCGATCAGCCGCTGGGTGCTGCTCACCGTCCTCTCGGCCTTCGCCATCCTGCTTCTGCCGCGCCAGTTCCATGTGACCGTTGTCGAGAACCGAACCGAGGGCGAGCTCAGTCTCGCCCGTTTCCTGTTTCCGGCCTATCTGATCGCCATAAACCTTCTGGTGCTGCCGGTTGCGATCGGCGGGGCGATAACGCTGGGGCCGGGCGTCGATCCGGACCTCTACGTGCTGCAGCTGCCGCTCACCCAGGGGCAGCCGCTGATCTCGCTGGTCACCTTCCTTGGCGGCTTTTCGGCGGCAACGGCCATGGTCATCGTCGCCTCGGTGGCGCTCGCCATCATGCTCTCGAACGATATCGTCAACCCCATCCTGCTCAGGCGCCGGATGATTGCCGGCGGCGCCCACCGACAGGATTTCTATTCGCTGCTGCTCAACATCCGCCGCGCCTCGATCCTCGGCGTCATGCTGCTCGGCTATGCCTATTACCGCCATATCGACAGCGACCGGGGCCTGTTCTCGATCGGGCTTCTGGCTTTCGCGGCCATCGCCCAGGTCGCGCCCGCGCTGTTCATCGGCCTTGTCTGGCGCACGGCCAATGCGCGCGGCGCCATCCTCGGCCTGTCGCTCGGCTTCCTCACCTGGGTCTATCTGCTGTTCGTGCCGAGCCTTGGCGGGCCGGACCATTCGGCGATTGCCGGCGAAGTGATGAACTTCATCATTCCAGGCACCGGACTTTTCGTCGGCCCGGATGCCGATATTCTGCTGAACGTCACCTGCCTGTCGTTGCTGATCAATGTCGCCGGCCTCGTTCTCGGCTCGCTCAGCCGGCAGGCGCGTCCGCTGGAGCGCATCCAGTCCGGCATTTTCGTCAAGCGCCAGGCCCGCTGGCAGTCCTCCGCGCGCGGCATCGGCACGGGCGTTTCCGTCGGCATGCTGCGCGAGACGCTGAACGGCTATCTCGGCGCGGAGCGCACGGCGCGCTCGTTTGCCACCTTCGAGCGCAATGCCGGCCGGCGCATGGGCGATGACGAACAGGCCGACATGGCGCTCATTCACTTTTCCGAACAATTGCTCGGCAGCGCCATCGGCTCGTCCTCGGCGCGCCTTGTCCTGTCGTTGGTGCTGCAGCGCGCCGAAGCGGCCTCCGGCGATGCCGCCTTCCTGCTCGACCAGGCAAGCGAGGCGCTGCAGTATAATCAGGGCCTGTTGCAGACCGCTCTCGCCCAGATCGATCAGGGCATTGCGGTTTTCGATGCCTCCAACCGACTCACCGTCTGGAACAAGCGCTTTCGCGCGCTGCTCAACCTGCCCGAAGAGGTCGGCCAGGTGGGCTATCCGCTGATCAACATCATGGGCCGGTTGTCCTCGCGCGGCGATCTTACCGGTGACGAGGCGCGCGAGGCGCTGCGCCGGCTGCGCGCGCACGAGAGCGCCTTTCCGATGGTTCTCGACAAGGGACGGCGGATCATCGAGGTGCAGTCGCGCGCCATGCCCGAAGCCGGCATGGTCGTCACCTTCACCGATGTCACCCAGCGGGTGGAGGCCGATCTGGCGCTCAAGCAGGCCAATGAGACGCTGGAACAGCGCGTGGCCGCGCGCACGGCGGAGCTCACCGAGGTCAACAAGGCGCTGCGTGTCGCGCGTGCGGCCGCCGACGAGGCCAATATCGGCAAGACGCGGTTCTTCGCCGCCGCCGGGCATGACATCCTGCAGCCGCTCAACGCCGCCCGGCTTTATGCAACTGCGCTGGGCGAGCGCATGCCGGCCGATGGCGAGGATCGCGCATTCGCCGAGAAGATCGATTCCGCGCTGCAATCGGTCGAGGATATCCTGGGTGCTGTTCTGGACATTTCCCGGCTCGACGCCGGCGCGATGAAACCGCATTTCACCGCAGTGAATCTCGGCGACATGTTGAGACGGGTCGAAACCGACTTTCGTCCGCTTGCCGACGAGCGGGGGCTGAAATTCACCGTGGTCAGATCGTCGCTCAAGGTGCGCTCGGACGCCCACGCCCTCAGGCGTCTGGTGCAGAACCTGGTGTCGAACGCGATCAAGTACACGATTTCCGGCAAGGTGCTGGTCGGCGTGCGCCGCCATGGCGATCACGCGGTGATCGAGGTGCATGATACCGGCATCGGCATTCCGGCCTCAAAGGCGGAAAGCGTGTTCAAGGAGTTCACCCGGCTGGACGAGGGCGCGCGCGCGGCCCAGGGGCTTGGCCTCGGCCTTTCGATCGTCGACCGGCTGGCCCGCATGCTCGAACACCCGGTCGCGCTCTCTCCTGCGCCTGGCGGGGGCACCGTGTTCCGGCTGACCGTGCCGCTTGCCGACGCCGGAGCCGAGACCGCGCCGCAGGCGGCAAAGCCGACGGGCCGTTTGCCCGGCCAGGCCATCGCCGGCCTCAAGGTGCTCTGCATCGACAATGAGGAGGCCATTCTCGAGGGGATGCGGGTGCTCCTCGGCGGCTGGGGAGCGGATGTCCACGTCGCCCGCAGCGCGGAAACAGCCGGCGCGATCGACATTGTGCCCGACGTCATCATCGCCGACTATCACCTCGACAATGGCGGCAGCGGCGTGCGCGCGGTCGTTGCCCTGCGCGAGCATTACCAGCGTCACGTTCCGGCCCTTTTGCTGACGGCGGACCGCACCCAGGACGTGCGCGATCTGGCGGAGGAGGAGGACATTGTCGTTCAGCACAAGCCGCTGAAACCGGCTTTGCTGCGCGCCTTCCTCAACCAGATCGCGATCTTTCACAGGGCGGCGGCCGAATAG
- a CDS encoding pyridoxal phosphate-dependent aminotransferase, with protein MTLISSLSRRAQDAPESGIVEIINYGRDRDRLLPLWAGEGDLPTPQFIRDAAKAGLDNGETFYTHQRGIPPLRAAIADYYARHFGARLSPEHVYVTGSGMHAIKIMVEAMTEPGDEAIYFTPAWPNIAAALGVSGARKVGVPLEFADGRWNLDPARVEAAITEKTRMIFVNTPANPTGWTASLADLSALLEIARRHGIWILADEIYALYHFAGGRAPSFLDIMEEGDRIVFINSFSKNWSMTGWRVGWLVAPPEIGDTIENLVQYTTSGVAQFMQQGALAAIRDGDPVIAENYERARIGRDIFCDRLLATNRVETLKPDGALYAFLKVDGLTDSRRAALDILDKTGVGLAPGSAFGPGGEPFLRACFLRNADQLEDAAERLADYIAGI; from the coding sequence ATGACACTCATTTCAAGCCTCAGCCGAAGGGCACAGGACGCGCCGGAAAGCGGCATTGTCGAAATCATCAATTACGGTCGCGACCGCGACAGGCTTCTGCCGCTATGGGCGGGCGAAGGCGACCTGCCGACGCCGCAGTTCATCCGTGACGCGGCCAAGGCCGGGCTCGACAATGGCGAGACCTTTTATACCCATCAGCGCGGCATTCCGCCGCTGCGCGCAGCGATCGCCGATTACTACGCCCGCCATTTCGGGGCAAGGCTTTCGCCGGAGCATGTCTATGTCACCGGGTCAGGCATGCATGCGATCAAGATCATGGTCGAGGCGATGACGGAGCCCGGCGACGAGGCGATCTATTTCACCCCCGCCTGGCCGAATATCGCCGCAGCGCTCGGCGTTTCCGGCGCGCGGAAGGTCGGCGTGCCGCTTGAATTCGCCGATGGCCGCTGGAACCTTGATCCCGCCCGCGTGGAAGCGGCGATCACCGAAAAAACCCGGATGATCTTCGTCAACACGCCGGCCAACCCAACCGGCTGGACGGCGAGCCTTGCCGATCTTTCCGCCCTTCTGGAGATCGCGCGCCGCCACGGCATCTGGATCCTCGCCGACGAGATCTACGCGCTCTATCATTTTGCCGGCGGCCGCGCGCCCTCCTTCCTCGACATCATGGAAGAGGGCGACCGGATCGTGTTCATCAATTCCTTCTCCAAGAACTGGTCGATGACCGGTTGGCGCGTCGGCTGGCTGGTCGCCCCGCCCGAGATCGGCGACACGATTGAAAACCTGGTGCAATACACGACGTCGGGCGTTGCCCAGTTCATGCAGCAGGGTGCGCTCGCCGCAATCCGCGACGGCGACCCTGTGATTGCCGAGAATTATGAGCGCGCGCGGATCGGACGCGACATTTTCTGCGACCGGCTGCTTGCCACCAACCGCGTCGAGACGCTGAAGCCCGACGGGGCGCTCTATGCCTTCCTGAAGGTGGACGGCCTCACCGACAGCCGCCGTGCCGCGCTCGATATCCTCGACAAGACCGGCGTCGGCCTTGCTCCCGGCTCGGCCTTCGGACCCGGCGGGGAACCCTTCCTCAGGGCCTGTTTCCTGCGCAATGCCGACCAGTTGGAAGACGCCGCAGAGCGGCTGGCGGACTATATTGCGGGGATTTGA